Proteins encoded together in one Actinomycetota bacterium window:
- a CDS encoding Sir2 family NAD-dependent protein deacetylase, producing the protein MDVARRAVGDALERAGVLVAAARRIVVFTGAGVSTDSGIPDFRSPGGLWSRYDPRLLGFRRYVADPETRRLAWRLRRELHQLDARPNPAHLACARLAEAGRLAGVITQNVDGLHIDAGLAPELVCEVHGTGRQVVCLSCGERGPMAEAVARVEAGEDDPACLACGGIIKAATVSFGQSIPTEVWQRAEALTAGCDAFLAVGSSMVVQPAASLPVKAARAGAALVIVNREPTPLDGLADAVLHGEAGSLLPALVAAALGEPGPA; encoded by the coding sequence GTGTTCACGGGGGCCGGGGTGTCGACCGACTCGGGGATCCCGGACTTCCGCTCGCCGGGAGGGTTGTGGAGCCGGTACGACCCGCGGCTGCTGGGGTTCCGGCGGTACGTGGCCGACCCGGAGACGCGGCGGCTGGCCTGGCGGCTGCGGCGGGAGCTGCACCAGCTGGACGCCCGGCCCAACCCGGCCCACCTGGCCTGCGCCAGGCTGGCCGAGGCGGGCCGCCTGGCCGGGGTCATCACCCAGAACGTCGACGGGCTCCACATCGACGCCGGCCTCGCCCCCGAGCTGGTCTGCGAGGTCCACGGCACCGGCCGCCAGGTCGTCTGCCTGAGCTGCGGCGAGCGGGGCCCGATGGCCGAGGCGGTGGCCAGGGTCGAGGCCGGGGAGGACGACCCGGCCTGCCTGGCCTGCGGCGGGATCATCAAGGCGGCCACGGTGTCGTTCGGCCAGAGCATCCCGACCGAGGTCTGGCAGCGGGCCGAGGCCCTGACCGCGGGCTGCGACGCCTTCCTGGCCGTCGGCTCCTCCATGGTCGTGCAGCCCGCGGCCAGCCTGCCCGTCAAGGCCGCCCGGGCCGGGGCCGCCCTCGTCATCGTGAACCGCGAGCCGACCCCCCTGGACGGCCTGGCCGACGCCGTCCTCCACGGCGAGGCCGGCAGCCTGCTCCCGGCCCTGGTCGCGGCCGCCCTCGGGGAGCCAGGGCCGGCGTGA
- a CDS encoding type 1 glutamine amidotransferase, whose product MTRLLVVQHEPGSPPGLLAVAAAATGVELQVVEAPGEPVPVTLDGADGLVVLGGVMDADETDDYPHLARTMDLLADAAARSTPALGICLGAQLAATALGGRAYPGPAGEELGWTKVELTEAGRADPVLGALQEPAELFEWHHDTFDPPPGATVLAGGAVYPSQAFRLGSVVAVQFHPEVDGPLLAGWWATSTPPPNYPIDEAVAGANRNAANATRLLEAFCRSAASAEAEPG is encoded by the coding sequence GTGACCAGGCTGCTGGTGGTCCAGCACGAGCCCGGCTCCCCGCCCGGGCTGCTGGCGGTGGCGGCGGCCGCCACCGGGGTCGAGCTCCAGGTGGTGGAGGCCCCGGGCGAGCCGGTGCCGGTCACCCTCGACGGCGCCGACGGGCTGGTGGTGCTGGGCGGGGTCATGGACGCCGACGAGACCGACGACTACCCGCACCTGGCCCGGACCATGGACCTGCTCGCCGACGCCGCCGCCCGCTCGACCCCGGCCCTCGGCATCTGCCTTGGCGCCCAGCTGGCCGCGACCGCCCTCGGGGGCCGCGCCTACCCGGGCCCGGCCGGCGAGGAGCTCGGCTGGACCAAGGTCGAGCTGACCGAGGCCGGCCGGGCCGACCCGGTCCTGGGCGCCCTCCAGGAGCCGGCCGAGCTGTTCGAGTGGCACCACGACACCTTCGACCCGCCCCCGGGCGCGACCGTCCTGGCCGGCGGCGCCGTCTACCCCAGCCAGGCGTTCCGGCTGGGCAGCGTGGTCGCGGTCCAGTTCCACCCCGAGGTCGACGGGCCGCTGCTGGCCGGCTGGTGGGCCACCTCAACCCCGCCGCCGAACTATCCGATTGACGAGGCCGTGGCCGGCGCGAACCGCAACGCCGCCAACGCCACCCGGCTGCTGGAGGCGTTCTGCCGGTCCGCCGCCTCCGCGGAGGCCGAGCCTGGCTGA